The Rhodococcus sp. ABRD24 genome contains the following window.
GAAGCACACCGTCTCGCCGTCGGAGACGACCAGGCCGGAGTCACCGATCGGGCCGTCGGCGGGCGCCCGCAGCGCGATGATCATGATGTCCAGGTCGCCCGGCTCGAGCGGAGCCTGCGGAGCGACCTCGATCCCGCTGGGCCCGATCCGGTGCTTGACGGAGTCCTGAGTCTCGAAGAACTTGGTGAACCCCAACTTGCGGAGTTCACGCTCGAGGTCCGGCACCGGGTAGTCCGGCAGCAGAACGGTCGCGTCCTTGTCGACGTGCCGCGCGAGCGTCTCCGGGTCGAAGTGGTCCTTGTGCAGGTGCGAGACGTACAGGTAGTCGACGTCGCCGAGGGCGTCCCAGTCGAGACCGGTGTTGTCCGGGAACGGGAACCACGACGCGAAGTACGCGGGATTCACCCACGGGTCGCAGAGAATCGACCCCGCTTCGGTCTGGATGTGGAATCCGGCGTGTCCGACGCTGGTGATCTGCACTCGTCTGCCTCCTCGATTGACCTCGACAATCGTAACGAGACGAAGCCGTGGACCCACCCGGCGCACCACGGTTGTGGGCCGGAACACCTGGTATTCGGGACCGAAGCCCCTACGCGGTGTCCCGGGCGCCGGCCCGGTCGAGCACCCGATCGAGCGCGTCGACGGCGGCATCGAGTTCGGCGATGGTGACCGTCAGCGGCGGTCGGAATCGGATCCCGCGCTCTCCGGTTGCGAGGAACAGGACCCGTTCGCGCTCGCGCAGCTCGTCCACCACCCGGTCACGCTCGGCCGCAGACGGCAGAGTGAGCGCGCACATCAGTCCGCGGCCCCGAGGTTCCGTGACCGTGCCGTGTCGGCCCGCCAGCTCCTCGAGCCGGCCCAGCAGGTGCGTCCCGCACAGTCGGGCCCGGTCGATGAGCCGGTCCTCCTCGATCACCTCGAGGATGCGGCGGGCCCGCACCATATCGGTGAGGTTGCCGCCCCATGTCGAGTTGATCCGCGAGCTCACCTCGAAGACATTGTCGTGGACCTCGTCGACGCGTCCGCCGGCCATGATCCCGCACACCTGGGTTTTCTTCCCGAATGCGACGACATCGGGCGCAACTCCCAGCTGTTGATAGGCCCACGCGGTCCCGGTGAGCCCGCACCCGGTCTGCACCTCGTCGAGGATCAGCAGGGCGTCGTGCTGGTGACACAACGCCTGCATCTTCCGGAAGAACTCCGGATCGAAGTGGTGGTCACCGCCCTCCCCCTGGATGGGCTCGGCGATGAAGCACGCGATGTCGTCCGGGTTCTCGGCGAACGCGCGCCGAGCCTGCTCGAGCGCCCGGTCCTCGGCCTGCTCCACATCCCGACCGTCGGCGAGGTACGGCGCGTCGATGCGCGGCCAGTCGAACTTCGGGAACCGTGCCACCTTGGCCGGGTCGGTGTTGGTGAGCGAGAGCGTGTATCCGCTGCGGCCGTGGAAAGCCTCGGTCAGGTGCAGCACCCGGGTGCCCCGGCTCGGGTCGATCCCGCGGGACTCGTTCAGGCGGCTCTTCCAGTCGAACGCCACCTTGAGCGCGTTCTCCACCGCGAGGGCGCCGCCGTCGACGAAGAACAGGTGCGGCAGCGCCGGGTCGCCCAGCACTCGGGCGAACGTGTCCACGAACCGGGCCATCGGGACGGTGTAGACGTCGGAGTTGCTGGGCTTGTTCACCGCCGCCGCGGCCAGTTCGTGCCGGAACTGCTCGTCGTCGGCGAGCGCGGGATGGTTCATGCCGAGCGCCGAGGATGCGAAGAACCCGAACATGTCCAGATACGTCGTGCCATCGCGCAGGTCGACGATGTGGGCACCGCGGGAGGTCTCGAGGTCGAGGACGAAGTCGAACCCGTCCGCGAGCATGTGTGCGCGCAGGACGTCGAGTACGCGGCCGGGTGGCAGTTCCGAGTCACCCGCCGCGGGGCGGACTGCGGTGCTCATAGACAAAGGCTACGGCAGCATTCCGTGTCACGGCGGGCGCGGTTGACTCGTACCATCGAAGGCAATGGCCGAAATCCACGAACTGCGGTCGAGATTCGCTGCGGCGCTGTCTCGTATGTACGGCCGCGAGGTACCCGCCTACGCGACACTCGTAGCGGTCACCGAAGCGGTCAATGCGGACTTTCTGGCCGCACATCCCGATTCGGCCGAGCATCTCGGCAGCATCGCGCGGGTCACCGCGGAACGTCACGGCGCGATCCGGGTCGGCACTCCAGCCGAGATGCGGGACGTCACAATCCTGTTCGCCGGGTTCGGGATGCATCCCGTCGGGTTCTATGACCTGAGGGAGGCCACGCCACCGGTCCCGGTGGTGTCCACAGCGTTTCGCCCGATCGACGCCGGCGAGCTGGACCGCAACCCGTTCCGGGTGTTCACCTCGATGCTCACGACCGCCGATCGACGGTTCTTCGACGCCGACCTCCAGCGCCGGCTCGAGGGCTTCCTGACGCGGCGGCGACTGTTCCCCGATGTCCTGTTGTCGCTGGCGCGTCGCTCGGCCGACGACAACGGACTCGGTGAACCCGACGCCGGGCGGTTCGTCGAACTCGCCACCGGCGTATTCGAGCTGTCCTCCGAACCCGTCGACGGCGGCTGGTATCGCGAACTCGAGCAGGTGTCCGCGGTGGCCGCCGACATCGGGGGCGTGACCAGCACCCACATCAACCACCTGACGCCGCGGGTTCTGGACATCGACGACCTGTACGCCCGGATGCAGGCGCGCGGAATTGCGATGATCGACCGAATTCAGGGCCCACCGCGGTGGGACGGCCCGGCGGTGCTGCTGCGGCAGACCTCGTTCCGGGCGCTGGCCGAGCCGCGGCGCTTCGCCGAGCCGGACGGTTCGATCTCCGACGGCGCACTGCGGGTCCGGTTCGGTGAGGTCGAGGCGCGTGGCATTGCGCTCACCCCGGCGGGCCGGGAGCTGTACGACCAGCTGATGACGGCGGATCCGTCGAATGCGAACGGGTTGTGGGACGGCCGTTTCCCGAGCACTGAGGACGAACTGGAGGCGCGCGGGATGGCCTACTTCACTTGCCAGGACGGGACTCGGCGACCGATCGTCTACGAGGACTTCCTTCCGCGCTCGGCGGCAGGCATCTTCCGGTCGAACCTCGATACGGACACCAGTGCCGCGGCCGGAGTGGCCGGCGCCGCCTACGACCGCGGCTGGCTGTCGCAGGCTGTCGGCCGTGACGTGCACGACCCGTACGAGCTCTACCGGCAGCAGCAGGAACTCGGTCAGCAGCGATATCCAGGAGAGGCGAGACGATGACACTTCCCGGCACCGAGACGCTGGCGGACCGTGCGATCCGGGCACTGAATCACTGCGGCGCAGCGATTCCCGAGCCCACCGGCGAGACCAGCCCGGCCCCACTGACCGCCCGCACCCCGATCGACGGATCCGCGCTCGCGCAGTTGCACCCCACTACCACTGCCGAGGTCGAGATCGCGATCGGGCGGGCACACGAGGCCTTCCTCGCATGGCGGTCAGTCCCGGCACCCAAGCGCGGCGCGGTGGTCCGGCGGCTCGGCGAACTGCTCACCGAGCACAAGACCGACCTCGCCGGCCTGGTCACCCTGGAAGCGGGCAAGATCCGTTCCGAGGCGCTCGGCGAGGTGCAGGAGATGATCGACATCTGCGAGTTCGCGGTGGGGCTCTCTCGCCAGTTGTACGGCCGGACAATGGCGTCCGAGCGTCCCGGGCACCGGCTGATGGAGACCTGGCATCCACTCGGCGTGGTCGGGGTGATCTCGGCATTCAACTTCCCCGTCGCCGTATGGGCATGGAACACCGCGGTCGCGCTCGTGTGCGGCGACACGGTGGTGTGGAAGCCGTCGGAGGCGACGCCGTTGACGGCGATCGCGTGTGACGCACTGCTCCGCCGCGCAGCCACCGACGTGGGCGCACCGGACGGGCTGCACCAGTTGGTACTCGGAACGGCGATGGTGGGTGAGCAGCTCGTCGACGACCCCCGCGTCGCGCTGGTCAGCGCCACCGGTTCGGTGCGGATGGGCCGCGCGGTGGCGCCGCGGGTAGCGGCCCGATTCGGGAGGTGCCTGCTGGAGCTGGGCGGCAACAACGCCGCGGTCGTGACGCCGTCGGCGGACCTGGATCTGGCGGTGCGTGGCATCGTGTTCGCCGCCGCGGGCACGGCGGGCCAACGGTGCACGACGCTGCGGCGCTTGATCGTGCACCGCTCGATCGTCAACGACGTCACGAACCGGATCGCGGCCGCATACCGGCAACTGACGGTGGGCAATCCGTTCGACGACGGCGTCCTGGTGGGTCCACTGATCAACGAATCAGCCTGCAGCGCAATGCAGGCGGCACTCGATACCGCACGATCCGACGGCGGGATCCTGGTGACCGGCGGCGAGAGGATAGGATCCGGCGAATCCTTCTACGTCACTCCAGCGGTCGTCTCGATGCCGGCCCAAACCGCGATCGTGCGCGCCGAGACCTTCGCCCCGATCCTGTACGTCCTCTCATACGACACGTTCGACGAAGCAATCGCACTGCACAACGGTGTGCCGCAGGGCTTGTCGTCGGCGATCTTCACGACCGATCAGCGGGAGGCCGAACGCTTCCTCGCAGCGGACGGTTCGGACTGCGGGATCGCGAACGTCAACATCGGCACGTCGGGCGCCGAAATCGGCGGTGCCTTCGGCGGCGAGAAGGAGACCGGCGGTGGACGCGAATCCGGTTCGGACGCCTGGAAGGCGTACATGCGCCGCGCCACCAACACCGTCAACTACTCCGACGAACTTCCCCTCGCCCAAGGGGTCGAGTTCGGCTAGCCGGCCTGCTCGCCACGCCGCAACCGTGCGTCGTAGTCGGCCCGGGCGGTGGGGTCTACGCGGGTCAGTGCTCGCTCGCCGCCGATGGCGCGCCGGAACAAGCGCACCAGTCGTTCCGGTGCCACCGCCAGCCCAAGATCGAGGGCCGCGAGATAGCCGGGCACCGGCGTCTCGGCCCGACGGGTACGGACGGTGCGAAGGATCGCGTCGGCGATGTCCTCGGCGTCGACCGTGGGCAGGCCCTTGCCCAGAGGGATTCCCGACGTCAAGGTCGTGCGGGCTGCGCTCGGCAGGACCGTACTGACACTGACCCCGTACTCGGCGAACTCGAGCCGGGCTGCGGCCGAAAGCCCCACGACCGCATACTTGCTCGCGTTGTACACCGCCAGCCCGGGGATCGCGATCTTCCCGGCCAGCGAAGCGACGTTCACGACGTGACCGCGTCCGCGCTCGATCATGGTGGGAACCACGGTCCGCATACCGTGGATCGGGCCCCACACATTGACGTCGAGCGTCGTCTCACAGGTCGCGTCCGGCACGTCCAGGAACGCGCCGACGGGCATCACGCCCGCGTTGTTGACGAGGATGTCGAGCGGGCCGACCGCATCTACGCAGGCCGCCCATGACGGCCGCGAGCGCACGTCGAGCACGTGCGCGGTGCCGACACCGGCCGCGGAGGACTCCACCGCGTCCCGGTCGATGTCGGCGAGCGCCACTATCGCACCGTGCGCGGCGAAGGCCTTCGCGGTGGCGCGGCCGATGCCGCGGCCGGCCCCGGTCACCAGGACCCGGGCACCGGCGAGATCGATCCGTGGGTAGCTCACTGCGCCACCTTCTCTGAGGTATCCACCGAGGTGAGATACGCCGATTCGTCGAATTCCCGCAGTCGTTCTCGCATCCGGCCCGTCGACCACGGCCAGTTGAAACTGTTGCGGCCGTTGACGTCCAGAGAGTAGCTCTGACAGCCGCCGGCATTGTAGACGGTGGTGGCGAGGGCCTCCTGAACCTCGGCGTTGAACGCTGCCTGGACCTCGGGCCGGGTCTCCATCCGGGTCCAGCCCGCGGCCCGGGCGGCAGTAAGGGCTGCGGCCAGGTAGTTCAGCTGCGCTTCGAGGACCATGAATGCCGACGAGTGACCGGTTCCGAGCGACGGACCGAGCAGCAAGAATGCATTGGGGAATCCGGCGACCGTGGTGCCCAGGTAGGCCTGGGGGCTGCCCTTCCAGTGGTCGTCGAGGCTGCGGCCCTGACCGTCGAAGATCCTGCCGGCGATGGGCATGTCGAGGATGTGGAATCCGGTCCCGAAGATGATGGCATCCACCCGCCGTTCCTGACCGTCTGCACCGATGACGACGCTGCCCCGCACAGTCCGCACCGCGTTGGCATGCACCTCGACGTTGGAGCGATTCAACGCCGGATAGTACGTGTTGGACATCAGCAGCCGTTTACACCCGAGCGTGTAATCCGGCGTCAGGTCCCGGCGGAGCTCCCGGCACCGGATTTGCGCCCGTAGCTGGGCGCGGCCGATCTGCTGGATGATCCGCAGGATCCACGGCTTCCCGAACCCGACGCCGAGCGCCTCCATGAGGCCGTACTGGGTGCGCCGCAATGCCCTCGACGCTCCCGGAATGCGCCCCATCGCGGACCGCACGGGTGCGGGCAACAGCGCGTCCGGCTTGGGCAGCACCCACTGCGCAGTGCGCTGATAGAGGTGCAGCTCGCCTACTGTGGGCGCGATCTCGGGTACGAACTGCACTGCAGATGCGCCGGTCCCGACGACTGCCACGCGCTTGCCCGTCAGGTCGTAGTCATGGTCCCAGCGCGACGAGTGGAAGACCTTGCCGGGGAAGGTGGCGAGTCCCGGGACATCGGGGATCAGTGGCTGGTTCCAGGGCCCGGCCGCCGCAATCACCACGTTCGCCGTGAACGTCCCCTTCGACGTCTCCAGCCTCCATCGGTGCGCCGGCTCGTCCCAGTCGGCCCGCAGCAGTTCGGTGCCGAACTCTACGCGCTGGTGCACCCGGTGTTCGGCGGCTGTCCGCTCGATGTACTCGCGGATCTCGTTCTGCCCCGCGAACAGTCGGCTCCAGCCGGTATTGGGCGCAAACGAGTACGAGTACAGCGCCGATGGCACGTCGCACGCGCACCCCGGATACGTGTTGTCCCGCCAGGTTCCGCCGAGCATGTCACTCTTCTCGAGCACGACAATGTCGCCGATCCCCCTCCGCTGCAACCGGATCACGGCACCGATGCCGGAGATCCCGGCGCCGACGACGATCACCTCGTGGTGGCGGGTCATGCGCGGGCTCCTGTCGATCGCGTGATGGCGGCCTGCTGCGCGGCGGTGCGGGTGCTGCGCAGCGAGTGTTCGAGGGTCGCCAGCCGGCGCCGGTCATCCATGAAATTCGGGCCCATCACCGCCAGATCGTCAGCGGTCGCGTCGAGGCGGACAACCCGGGTGCCGGACGCCTCGAGCCTCGCAACCTCGGCGTCCAGGCCGGCGCTCATCCAGTTCCGGAGTGCCAGGCGCTCGAAGACCGCGGCGCCACGGGCCTTCGTCCTGCCACGAGAGGCCATGGGCGCCAGCACGATCACCTCGTCCAGGCCGCAGCGAGCCAGCAGATCCACCGACGCAGTGGACGCCGCGCCGCCGTCGACGAAGCGCCGAGTACCGACCTGCACCGGGGGCATCCACCCCGGGATCGCCCAGGACGCACGCAACGCCTGCGACAGTGTCGCCTCCGGGGCACCGGGAGAACCGAACGCGACTCGCTCGCCGGTGTCGTAGTCCATCGCGACCAGCCGGGTGTCCGGATGGGAGACCCAACCATCGTCGGCGGCGAGACGGGTCGCGAGCCGGTCCAGCCAGCCCGGATCGCCGCCGCCCTGCGGCAGTAGCCCACTCAGCGCGGTGATGGTCGACGGCCCACGCCTGATCAGCCCGGGCGATCCGAAACGCAGCCTGGGCAGCGGCGGCAACCGCCCGGGTGCAGCCGCGAGGTGGTCCGCGAGCGCCGGATGCGTCGACTCCCCCAACTGCATCGCGAGAATCTCGTCGACACCGATTCCGCTGCCCAGCATCGTCACCAGTTCGGCGCCGGCCGAGGTACCCATCAGGACATCGGCGTCACGCGGATCCCAGCCGAACACGTCCCGCACCGCGACCAGGGCGGCGACCGTCCATGCTGCGCCCAGAGTTCCCCCGCATCCGATCACCAAGCCACGACTGAGATGTGTGTCACTCGACGTCATATCCAGAAACTAACAGGATCCAGATACTCTTGGTACCCCAAATGCCCGAGGAGATTATCCGGATGCCCCGTCTGACCCGCTCGGAGAGCCAGGCCCACACCCGGGCCGACCTGCTGGCCACCGCCCGCGACCTGTTCCTGACGGACGGTTATGCCGCGACGTCGCTGGAGAAGGTCGCCGAGACCGCCGGGTACACGAAGGGCGCGGTGTACTCGAACTTCCGGGGCAAGAAGGAGTTGTGCCTCGAGGTCCTGCACCTGATCCACTCGACAAAATTCGAAGAGGTTGCCGAACTGCTCGCGGCGGACGACGGGCTCGACAGCACGCTCGCCCGCTTCCAGGACTGGGCCGAACGCACACTCGGCGATGTCGGCTGGACGATGCTCGAATTCGAGTTCATCGCCGCGTCCCGCCACGATCCGGATGTGCAGGCCGCACTGGCCTCCACACTGGGGATGGCTCACGGAATGGTTCTGGCACTGCTGAATCCACTGACGGAGGCGAGCGGGACGACGCTCCCGATCCCACCCGACGACGCCGCCCGCAGCATCCTCAGCCTGGGCATCGGACTCGGCATCCAGCGCGCGATCGATCCCACCATCTCGGCGCGCATCGTCACCGACAACCTGCGCGCACTGCTCCGCCAGAGCCCGCCCCTCCCCGACTCTGAGGCGAGCGATCGGCCAGGTCAGTAGAGCGTGGCGATGAAATCGAAGACGGCGGGCTGAACCGCTGGATTGTTGTTGGTGATCCCGGTGACTGCGCCGATCGCACCACCGATCGCCGCACCCGGGATGCAGCCGACGAACAGGAAGAGCACGCAGCCCACGACGGCACCGACTCCCGCGCCGATCTGCGCATTCATCGCCCCACCGTTGAACCAGCCCTGCTCGATCTGCCGGACCATATTGTCGTAAGCATCCTGGCGAGCGTCCACGTTGTGCAGCGCCGCGACGCCCTGTGCCGGGATCGCCGGTGTCAGGGTGAGCCTGCTGCCGTCGACGGACGGAATCAGCGGTACGTCGACTCCGGCCACCTGGTATGTCAGCGGGATTGCGCCAACGGTTGCACCTTCCGGGTCGACAACCTCGACACCGTTGCCCGCGACCCGGAAGGTTCCGGAATCGAGAACGGTATCGAGCGATGTGCCGTTCGCGCCGATCTGCGTCTGATAGTGGATGGCGCCGGGGCCGGCCGGCGGCCCCGGCTCGGCGTAGGCGGTGCCCGTGGCCACACCCAGCGCCGCGATGGCAAGCACGGACACGGCGGTAGTCCTGTGGAGTTTCATGGGGGCTCCCTTCTGGACAGGAAGACGGCCCCGACCAGGTCAAAGACCGTCCGGAACATCCACTAGACTAGTTAAGTGGAGGCCGGTCCGTACGGCCTATCCGAGATTCTCGACCGACTCTCGGCCGACTTCGACGACGGGTCCCGTCGCCCGCTGGGCAGCGCCCGGCGATGTCCGATTCGACCGCATTGACCGCCTCCACCGCGTCGCGGTGGGGAACGCGGTAGGGACGCCACCGACCGCTGCCTAGCGTGCGTCTTGCTGCAGCAGGTCTCGCGCAGAGCGGATCGCTGCCCGGAGACTCTCCCGGTCCGGTGTGAGGCTCCCGATGATCTGGTCGATATCTCGCAGACCGGCACGGCCGAGGAGACGCTTTTCGTTGGTGACCCATTCACCACGCTCAGCCAGCACCGCGTGGGCGGTCTGCATTGCCGCGGTCACCAGCGCGCCGGCAACCTCCGCAAGCTGACCGCGCGCGGCGTAACCGTCCTCTGCATAACTCAGCGTGAGCGCGGCGTTGCCCCGCCACATCGTCGATGCGGACGCGCGCAACGCGTCCGGGAACGTCGGCTGTGGCAGTCTTTCACCGCGCAGCTGGCGGTTCGAGGCGAGTTCTGCCAGCAACAAATAGCTCGGGATGCCGGCCAGGTGGAACATCAGCGGCTCCCAGTGAAACCGTCCCTGGGCGGCCTCCTCCAGCTCACGCTCGACCACCGCAAGGTCGCGGTAGTGAATATCGACCTTGCGGCCGCTGATCTCCAGCAGAGCGCCGCCGTTGAACACCCCGCCACCCCAGGCGCCGAAGTCGGAGACCTCGCCGGACCAACCAACTGCCCGCAAGTGATCAGGAAGAAAGCCCTCGCGGTAGTAGACGGCCAAGTCCCAGTCACTGTCCGGCGTGTTCGTCCCGAGCCCGCGCGAGCCGCCGAGAGTGACGGCGTGCACTCCGGGAAGAACTGCAAGAGTGTCAGCGACACTGTCGAGGAAAGTGGTGTCAGATTCAGGCATGAACACGCTCCTGTGGAAGTGAAGTAAAAACGAACGTCGATACACAATTCACAACACGCCGGAGCGGGGCTCAACGGCGCGACTGTCAGCGAAATCGGGGCGGACGCAGTTCTCACTTCACGCGCAGCAGTTTACACGCAGACAGGTCGCGGGCGGGTTGGCGAAGTGTGTCGGTGCCGACAGGCAAGATGGACTGCATGGACGCCGTCCTTGCCCGCTTCTCCGCACCCACCCGGGAGTGGTTCGACGGTGCCTTTCACGCCCCCACGCCGGCGCAGCTGGGCGCGTGGGACTCCATCGCGAGCGGGGCACACACGCTCGTCGTCGCCCCTACCGGGTCCGGGAAGACGCTGTCCGCGTTCCTGTGGGCGCTCGATCAGCTGGCGTCCACCCCACCCGACCCCGACGCCGAACGCCGTACGACGAAGGTCCTCTACATCTCCCCGCTCAAGGCGCTGGGTGTGGATGTCGAACGCAACCTGCGTGCCCCGCTGGTCGGCATCACCCAGACCGCGAAGCGCCTCGGCGCCGAGCCGCCGGAGATACGGGTGGGTGTGCGTTCCGGCGACACCCCCACCGGCGAACGACGCAAGCTGATCAAGACGCCTCCCGACATCCTCATCACCACCCCCGAATCGCTGTTCTTGATGCTGACGTCCTCGGCCCGGGAGACCCTGACCGGTGTGGATACCGTCATCGTCGACGAGGTGCACGCGGTAGCCGGGACCAAACGCGGCGCGCACCTCGCGCTGTCGCTCGAGCGCCTCGACCAGCTCCTCACGAAGCCCGCCCAGCGGATCGGATTGTCGGCCACCGTCCGTCCGCACGAGGAGGTGGGCCGGTTCCTCGCCGGTGCTGAGCCGATCCGGATCGTCGCCCCGCCGGCGGCGAAGACGTTCGATCTGACGGTGCGGGTCCCGGTCGAGGACATGACCGAACTGGGCACCGCCGAACCCGATCCGGACTCGGTGTCGCCGACGCCGCAGGCCGGGTCCATCTGGCCGCACGTCGAGGAGCAGATCGTCGATTTGATCCTCGAGCACCGCTCGTCGATCGTGTTCGCGAACTCGCGTCGTCTGGCCGAGAAGCTGACCGCACGCCTCAACGAGATCTATGCCGAGCGCCTCGGCGGGACCGTCGAGAAGCAGGGCAAGCCGCCCGCACAGATCGGGGCTCCCACCGAGGTCAACTACGGCGCCGACCCTCTGCTCGCGCGGGCCCACCACGGGTCGGTCAGCAAGGACCAGCGCGCGATCATCGAGGACGATCTCAAATCCGGTCGGCTGCGCTGCGTCGTCGCCACCAGCAGCCTCGAACTCGGAATCGACATGGGTGCGGTCGATCTCGTCGTCCAGGTGGAGGCACCGCCGTCGGTCGCGAGCGGACTGCAACGCGTCGGCCGGGCCGGCCACCAGGTGGGTGAGGTCTCCCGCGGCGTGCTGTTCCCCAAGCACCGCACCGACCTCATCCACTGCGCCGTCACCGTCGAACGCATGTCGGCGGGGCAGATCGAGAGAATCGAAATCCCCACAAACCCCCTTGACATCCTGGCGCAGCAAACCGTGGCCGCCACCGCACTCGAACCGCTCGACGTGGAGCATTGGTACGAGGTGGTCCGGCGCAGTGGCTCGTTCGCGACTCTGCCGCGGTCGGCGTACGAGTCGACACTCGACCTGCTCGCGGGGCGCTACCCGTCGGACGAGTTCGCCGAACTGCGGCCGCGCCTGGTGTGGGACCGCGACGCCGGCACCCTCACCGGTCGGCCCGGATCGCAGCGGCTCGCCGTCACCTCCGGCGGTGCCATCCCCGATCGGGGTCTGTTCGCCGTGTACATGATCGGTGAGCGGCAATCGAGGGTCGGCGAACTCGATGAGGAGATGGTGTACGAGTCTCGCGTCGGCGACGTGTTCGCGCTCGGCGCCACCAGCTGGCGGATCGAGGAAATCACGTTCGACCGTGTGCTGGTCAGCCCCGCCTACGGGCTCCCCGGACGCCTGCCGTTCTGGCACGGCGACGGACTCGGCCGCCCCGCCGAACTCGGGGAGGCGCTCGGCGGGTTCCTGCGAGAGTTGTCCACCAGTACGCAGGAAGAGGTGACCACCCGGCTCGCGGCAAGCGGCCTCGACACCAACGCCACCTCCAACCTCACGGCACTGATCGACGACCAGCAGCAGGCGACCGGGCGCGTGCCCACCGACAAAACGCTGGTGGTGGAACGGTTCCGCGACGAACTCGGCGACTGGCGACTGGTCCTGCACTCCCCCTACGGCCTACGCGTGCACGCGCCGTGGGCACTCGCGGTCGGCGCCAGACTACGGGAGCGCTTCGGCGTCGACGCCGCGCCCACCGCGTCCGATGACGGGATCATCGTGCGCCTCCCCGACACCGAGGACGACCCACCCGGCGCCGAACTGTTCGCATTCGAGCGCGACGAGATCGAGGACATCGTCACCGACGAGGTGGGCGGCTCCGCGCTGTTCGCCTCACGGTTCCGCGAATGTGCCGCCCGCGCACTGCTGTTGCCGCGCCGCACCCCTGGCAAGCGGGCACCGCTGTGGCAGCAGCGGCAACGCTCCGCACAACTGCTCGACGTCGCCCGCAAGTACCCGACTTTCCCGATCCTGCTCGAGACGGTGCGCGAATGCCTGCAGGACGTCTACGACCTGCCCGCACTGCGCGACCTCTTCGGCCGTATCGCCCGGCGGCAGATCCGCATCGTCGAGGTCGAGACGGCGTCACCGTCGCCGTTCGCGAGCGCACTGCTGTTCGACTACGTCGGCGCGTTCATGTACGAGGGCGACAGCCCGCTCGCCGAGCGTCGGGCTGCGGCGCTGTCCCTCGACTCGACGCTGCTCGCCGAATTGCTCGGCCGCGTGGAGTTGCGAGAACTCCTCGACGCCGACGTCATCGACAAGGCCGAGCGTGAGCTGCAACGCCTGGTGCCCGAGCGCCACGCCCACGACGTGGAGGGCGTCGCCGACCTACTGCGGATGCTCGGTCCACTCACCACCGAGGAGGCCGCCGCCCGCGCGACCGTCGACCCGTTGCCGTGGCTCGAGAATCTGGTGAAACACCGTCGGGCACTGCATGTCTCGTTCGCGGGCCGTCAATGGTGGACCGCAATCGAGGACGCCGCCCGGCTGCGCGACGGCCTGGGGGTGCCGCTGCCGATCGGCACGCCCGCGGCGTTCATCGAACCGGTCGACGACCCGCTGGGCGATCTGTTGAGTCGCTTCGCGCGCACCCACGGTCCGTTCACGCTCTCCGAGGCCGCCG
Protein-coding sequences here:
- the lat gene encoding L-lysine 6-transaminase, translated to MSTAVRPAAGDSELPPGRVLDVLRAHMLADGFDFVLDLETSRGAHIVDLRDGTTYLDMFGFFASSALGMNHPALADDEQFRHELAAAAVNKPSNSDVYTVPMARFVDTFARVLGDPALPHLFFVDGGALAVENALKVAFDWKSRLNESRGIDPSRGTRVLHLTEAFHGRSGYTLSLTNTDPAKVARFPKFDWPRIDAPYLADGRDVEQAEDRALEQARRAFAENPDDIACFIAEPIQGEGGDHHFDPEFFRKMQALCHQHDALLILDEVQTGCGLTGTAWAYQQLGVAPDVVAFGKKTQVCGIMAGGRVDEVHDNVFEVSSRINSTWGGNLTDMVRARRILEVIEEDRLIDRARLCGTHLLGRLEELAGRHGTVTEPRGRGLMCALTLPSAAERDRVVDELRERERVLFLATGERGIRFRPPLTVTIAELDAAVDALDRVLDRAGARDTA
- a CDS encoding VOC family protein, with translation MAEIHELRSRFAAALSRMYGREVPAYATLVAVTEAVNADFLAAHPDSAEHLGSIARVTAERHGAIRVGTPAEMRDVTILFAGFGMHPVGFYDLREATPPVPVVSTAFRPIDAGELDRNPFRVFTSMLTTADRRFFDADLQRRLEGFLTRRRLFPDVLLSLARRSADDNGLGEPDAGRFVELATGVFELSSEPVDGGWYRELEQVSAVAADIGGVTSTHINHLTPRVLDIDDLYARMQARGIAMIDRIQGPPRWDGPAVLLRQTSFRALAEPRRFAEPDGSISDGALRVRFGEVEARGIALTPAGRELYDQLMTADPSNANGLWDGRFPSTEDELEARGMAYFTCQDGTRRPIVYEDFLPRSAAGIFRSNLDTDTSAAAGVAGAAYDRGWLSQAVGRDVHDPYELYRQQQELGQQRYPGEARR
- a CDS encoding aldehyde dehydrogenase family protein, coding for MTLPGTETLADRAIRALNHCGAAIPEPTGETSPAPLTARTPIDGSALAQLHPTTTAEVEIAIGRAHEAFLAWRSVPAPKRGAVVRRLGELLTEHKTDLAGLVTLEAGKIRSEALGEVQEMIDICEFAVGLSRQLYGRTMASERPGHRLMETWHPLGVVGVISAFNFPVAVWAWNTAVALVCGDTVVWKPSEATPLTAIACDALLRRAATDVGAPDGLHQLVLGTAMVGEQLVDDPRVALVSATGSVRMGRAVAPRVAARFGRCLLELGGNNAAVVTPSADLDLAVRGIVFAAAGTAGQRCTTLRRLIVHRSIVNDVTNRIAAAYRQLTVGNPFDDGVLVGPLINESACSAMQAALDTARSDGGILVTGGERIGSGESFYVTPAVVSMPAQTAIVRAETFAPILYVLSYDTFDEAIALHNGVPQGLSSAIFTTDQREAERFLAADGSDCGIANVNIGTSGAEIGGAFGGEKETGGGRESGSDAWKAYMRRATNTVNYSDELPLAQGVEFG
- a CDS encoding SDR family oxidoreductase gives rise to the protein MSYPRIDLAGARVLVTGAGRGIGRATAKAFAAHGAIVALADIDRDAVESSAAGVGTAHVLDVRSRPSWAACVDAVGPLDILVNNAGVMPVGAFLDVPDATCETTLDVNVWGPIHGMRTVVPTMIERGRGHVVNVASLAGKIAIPGLAVYNASKYAVVGLSAAARLEFAEYGVSVSTVLPSAARTTLTSGIPLGKGLPTVDAEDIADAILRTVRTRRAETPVPGYLAALDLGLAVAPERLVRLFRRAIGGERALTRVDPTARADYDARLRRGEQAG
- a CDS encoding NAD(P)/FAD-dependent oxidoreductase; the protein is MTRHHEVIVVGAGISGIGAVIRLQRRGIGDIVVLEKSDMLGGTWRDNTYPGCACDVPSALYSYSFAPNTGWSRLFAGQNEIREYIERTAAEHRVHQRVEFGTELLRADWDEPAHRWRLETSKGTFTANVVIAAAGPWNQPLIPDVPGLATFPGKVFHSSRWDHDYDLTGKRVAVVGTGASAVQFVPEIAPTVGELHLYQRTAQWVLPKPDALLPAPVRSAMGRIPGASRALRRTQYGLMEALGVGFGKPWILRIIQQIGRAQLRAQIRCRELRRDLTPDYTLGCKRLLMSNTYYPALNRSNVEVHANAVRTVRGSVVIGADGQERRVDAIIFGTGFHILDMPIAGRIFDGQGRSLDDHWKGSPQAYLGTTVAGFPNAFLLLGPSLGTGHSSAFMVLEAQLNYLAAALTAARAAGWTRMETRPEVQAAFNAEVQEALATTVYNAGGCQSYSLDVNGRNSFNWPWSTGRMRERLREFDESAYLTSVDTSEKVAQ